A portion of the Choristoneura fumiferana chromosome 6, NRCan_CFum_1, whole genome shotgun sequence genome contains these proteins:
- the LOC141428556 gene encoding LOW QUALITY PROTEIN: sodium/potassium-transporting ATPase subunit alpha-4-like (The sequence of the model RefSeq protein was modified relative to this genomic sequence to represent the inferred CDS: inserted 1 base in 1 codon), which yields MPGGLNPLAGRRRSSGSMGGRRLSAAHAIPHSSVEELNVLKEETHTGDHFLTPAQLEVVYRTNINNGLSETLAKELLEAHGPNALKELKGTSKWKILRHYLFGWFQCVLWVGALLNFVCYFCADLIESNKGGHTSTEYLYLGCVITATILGTGFFGFYQEYKNMSVMSGFEKMVPPNAMVVRDGVKQMIPNTDIVIGDIVEMTGGEVVPADVRILSCANFATDMSSLTGESKPIKHTPECTHHNSLESKNMVFFSCPIVEGSARGVVIATGEMTQLGKIAGLVTGLEKEETPIAKEITHFIKIICGVAFVFGFLFFLMVYFAQRSWLTALQYMLGIILANVPEGLIVTLTVCMTLSANQLKQKNCLAKTLQAVETLGSTSCICSDKTGTLTQNLMSVSHLFWNYTIYDKNDHTHVSEPVCAELSLAASLNLKAVFTHDTMHLPIEKRKILGDASESAILRYMEDTRSAIKTQEENPKEAEIPFSSAYKYQVTIHRMKATNSYYLIMKGAPEIVLEYCASVMTDEGNQPMTPQLKRELKANFIKLANMGERVIGYADLKLPVATFPPGFKFDTQNRNFPLEALSFVGALSMIDPPRVDIDKSIKLCRQAGIKVIMVTGDHPVTALAISRKCGTITQPTAYDYAFEHHIEVTDVPPHVRTQFKAAVITGEDLRHMSVNDLKTALKAYDEITFARTSPQQKLFIVETYQLLKHVVAVTGDGVNDSPALKKADIGIAMGITGTEVSKQAADMILLDDNFASIVLGVEEGRRIFDNLKKTIAYTLTSNTPEMLPFVLYAILGMPLPLTLMLILVINVGTDLLPAMSLAYETSEEDIMSLPPRKPTDHLVNRVLIFMAYFQVGLIQXFGGMYAYFIVFAQDGFFPSSLLFVRNEWEDPKLPVRDTLGRNWYFIDRKKVERRAQTAYFVAACMTQISDVIICKTRRISLLKKGMHNYVLNFSIAVDIVAALLVTYVPMCNVVFGTEALPWYDFVLAVPFMVLMILGDELRRYIVRNNISEWVEKETYY from the exons ATGCCGGGCGGTCTGAACCCGCTGGCGGGGCGGCGCCGCTCCAGCGGCTCGATGGGCGGGCGCCGTCTCAGCGCAGCACACGCCATCCCCCACAGCAGCGTTGAGGAACTCAACGTGCTGAAGGAGGAAACCCACACCGGAGACCACTTTCTCACCCCCGCACAGCTCGAGGTCGTGTATCGGACCAACATCAATAACGG GTTATCTGAAACTCTCGCCAAAGAACTGCTTGAAGCTCACGGGCCGAACGCACTGAAGGAACTTAAAGGCACCAGCAAATGGAAGATCCTGCGCCATTACCTCTTCGGTTGGTTCCAGTGCGTGCTCTGGGTCGGCGCATTGCTCAACTTCGTCTGCTACTTCTGCGCTGATTTAATCGAATCCAACAAAGGTGGTCACACCAGCACAGAATATCTTTACTTGGGATGCGTCATCACCGCAACCATACTTGGCACCGGCTTCTTCGGATTTTACCAGGAGTACAAAAACATGTCTGTTATGAGTGGCTTTGAAAAAATGGTACCGCCTAATGCTATGGTCGTTCGGGACGGAGTAAAGCAAATGATACCAAATACTGACATCGTCATCGGTGACATAGTCGAGATGACTGGTGGGGAAGTAGTCCCGGCTGACGTGCGCATCTTATCATGCGCGAACTTCGCGACTGACATGTCCTCTCTCACAGGTGAATCAAAGCCCATCAAACATACGCCCGAATGTACACATCACAACAGCTTGGAATCAAAAAATATGGTGTTTTTTAGCTGTCCCATTGTGGAGGGGAGTGCAAGAGGCGTGGTGATTGCCACCGGGGAAATGACACAGCTAGGAAAAATAGCAGGTCTAGTTACCGGCTTAGAGAAGGAAGAGACGCCCATCGCAAAAGAAATAAcccattttattaaaattatttgtggGGTGGCATTCGTCtttggttttcttttttttctgatgGTATATTTCGCCCAAAGGAGTTGGCTCACCGCGCTGCAGTACATGCTCGGTATAATTCTAGCTAACGTGCCCGAGGGGCTCATCGTCACTCTTACAGTTTGCATGACGCTCTCGGCCAATCAGTTGAAACAGAAGAACTGTCTCGCCAAAACTCTACAAGCTGTAGAAACGCTAGGCTCTACATCCTGCATCTGTTCGGATAAAACAGGAACATTAACGCAGAATCTTATGTCTGTATCACATCTGTTCTGGAATTATACAATATACGATAAAAACGATCACACACATGTTTCAGAACCTGTCTGCGCAGAATTAAGTTTAGCTGCGTCCCTCAACCTGAAGGCTGTTTTTACTCACGACACCATGCACTTGCCaatagaaaaaagaaaaatacttgGGGACGCATCAGAGTCTGCTATTTTACGATACATGGAAGACACCCGCTCCGCAATTAAAACACAAGAGGAAAATCCGAAAGAAGCGGAGATACCCTTCAGCTCAGCCTATAAATATCAAGTCACAATTCACCGGATGAAAGCAAcaaatagttattatttaatCATGAAAGGGGCTCCAGAAATAGTTTTAGAATATTGTGCATCTGTAATGACCGATGAAGGGAATCAGCCCATGACACCTCAGCTTAAGAGGGAACTCAAAGCCAATTTCATAAAACTTGCCAACATGGGGGAGCGGGTCATCGGCTACGCTGACTTGAAATTGCCCGTGGCTACATTTCCACCCGGGTTCAAGTTCGATACACAGAATCGAAATTTTCCATTGGAAGCCTTATCTTTTGTGGGTGCGTTATCCATGATCGATCCACCAAGAGTAGATATCGATAAATCTATAAAACTTTGCAGACAGGCCGGCATCAAGGTGATCATGGTAACGGGAGACCATCCGGTGACGGCGCTGGCCATCTCGCGTAAGTGCGGGACCATCACGCAGCCCACCGCTTACGACTATGCCTTCGAGCATCACATCGAGGTCACCGACGTGCCTCCGCATGTGCGCACACAGTTCAAGGCTGCTGTCATCACAGGCGAAGATCTAAGACACATGTCCGTTAACGATTTGAAGACTGCACTCAAGGCATACGATGAAATCACTTTCGCACGGACAAGTCCCCAGCAAAAGTTGTTTATTGTGGAGACatatcaattattaaaacaCGTGGTCGCTGTCACTGGGGACGGTGTTAATGATTCGCCAGCTTTAAAGAAGGCAGACATTGGCATTGCGATGGGCATTACTGGCACTGAAGTGTCCAAGCAAGCCGCTGACATGATTTTGTTAGATGACAACTTCGCATCGATAGTGCTTGGTGTAGAAGAGGGACGAAGAATATTTGACAATCTGAAGAAGACTATCGCTTACACGCTGACTTCGAACACGCCTGAAATGTTACCTTTTGTTCTTTACGCGATTCTGGGAATGCCTTTGCCGCTCACGCTGATGCTAATTCTGGTGATCAACGTCGGGACGGATTTGCTACCGGCTATGAGCTTAGCGTATGAGACCTCAGAGGAAGACATTATGAGTTTGCCGCCTCGAAAGCCAACAGATCATCTAGTCAATAGAGTTTTAATATTCATGGCTTATTTCCAAGTCGGACTGATAC TTTTTGGAGGAATGTATgcgtattttattgtattcgcGCAGGACGGGTTCTTCCCTTCAAGTCTACTTTTCGTTCGCAATGAATGGGAGGATCCCAAATTACCAGTGAGGGATACGCTTGGTCGTAACTGGTATTTCATAGATAGAAAGAAGGTGGAGAGACGGGCACAGACTGCTTATTTTGTGGCAGCTTGTATGACTCAGATATCGGACGTGATTATCTGCAAGACAAGAAGAATCTCTCTGTTGAAGAAGGGAATGCATAACTACGTACTCAACTTTAGTATTGCTGTTGACATTGTAGCGGCGCTGCTGGTTACCTACGTTCCTATGTGCAATGTGGTGTTCGGTACAGAGGCGCTCCCGTGGTATGATTTCGTCTTGGCCGTACCGTTTATGGTTTTAATGATTTTGGGAGACGAGCTCAGGCGCTACATCGTCAGAAACAATATTTCTGAATGGGTCGAAAAGGAAACTTATTATTAG
- the LOC141428557 gene encoding uncharacterized protein — protein MAYPERGLLEQHLVGHTMERRFICDICNAALKRKDHLTRHKQSHNPSGRTSAPSVSKRSNGRNSSRCTSSYTPARSGMFVTSAAKASTAKTTCASTRARTSRGA, from the exons ATGGCTTACCCGGAGCGGGGGCTCCTCGAGCAACACCTGGTTGGACACACCATGGAGAGGAG GTTCATCTGCGACATCTGCAACGCGGCGCTGAAGCGCAAAGACCACCTGACGCGACACAAACAGTCGCACAACCCGAGCGGCCGCACGTCTGCTCCGTCTGTCTCAAAGCGTTCAAACGGAAGGAACAGCTCACGTTGCACTTCGTCATACACTCCGGCGAGAAGCGGCATGTTTGTAACGAGTGCGGCaaag GCTTCTACCGCAAAGACCACCTGCGCAAGCACACGCGCTCGCACATCGCGCGGCGCGTGA